The following is a genomic window from Polaribacter atrinae.
TTAGAACAAGGGGCTAAGGTTCCTTTAGATTGATGCACAACTCCCATAGAGTTTTCTACGGATACAAATTGTTCTCCCTTTTCTTGAAAGTCTTTTTCAGTTCTTCCTAAACACGGTAAAATTAATGCTTTTTTACCTGTAATTAAATGACTTCTATTCAGTTTGGTAGATACTTGTACTGTTAAACTACAGTTTTGTAATGCTTTTGCAGTAAAAGTAGTATCTGGTGTTGCGGAAATAAAATTACCCCCCATTCCAAAGAATACTATGGCTTCTTTTTTATGCATGGCATCAATGGCTTCTATTACATCAAAACCAAATTTTCTTGGTGCTTTAAATTGGAACTCTTTTTCTAAATTGTCTAAAAATGAAGCGGGAGGTCTTTCCCAAATCCCCATGGTTCTATCTCCTTGTACATTAGAATGTCCACGAACGGGACAAGTACCTGCGCCTTTTTTACCAATGCTTCCTTTTAGTAATAATATGTTTACAATTTCACGGATGTTATCCACGCCGTTTTTATGCTGCGTTAAACCCATTGCCCAACAAATAATAATATTTTTATTGTTGATGATAAGTTCTGTAGTTTCTTTAATTTTATCGAATGTTAAACCTGTTTGTGGTAATAATTCATCAATAGAATAGGTGTCTAAATCTTTTAATAACTCTTCTAAACCGGCTGTTTTTTCTTCAATAAATTGATGATCGAAAACGCTATTAGGTTCTGCATCTTCCTTTTCTTTCATTAACTTTAAGATGATTTTTAACAAAGCAACATCACCATTTATTTTTACGGGTAAAAATAAATCGGTTAAATCTTGACCAGATCCCACCCATTTTAAAGGATTTTGTGGATCTTTATAATTCATTAAGCCAACCTCCGGTAACGGATTTATTGTAATTATCTTTCCGCCTTGTTTTTTTGTTTCACCTAAGGCACTTAACATTCTAGGGTGATTGGTTCCTGGATTTTGCCCAATAACAATGACTAAATCAGCATGATTAAAATCGTCTAGTGTAACCGAGCCTTTTCCGATTCCTAAAGTCTGAGAAAGAGCAACACCACTAGATTCGTGGCACATGTTAGAGCAATCTGGTAAATTATTTGTTCCGAATTGACGTACAAACAGCTGATATAAAAAAGCGGCTTCATTACTAGTTCTTCCAGAGGTATAAAAAATTGCTTCGTCAGGAGAATTTAAAGAGTTTAATTCTTTACCAATCATTTTAAAAGCATTCTCCCAAGAAATCTCTTCATAATGCGTTGCGCCTTCGGGTAAATACATTGGATGTGTTATTCGTCCGCTTTTACCAATTTGATAATCAGATAATTCAGAGAGTTCTTGTACCGAATTTGTGGTGAAAAAGATTGGAGAAACTTTATTTTTAGTTGCTTCTTCTGCAACTGCTTTGGCTCCGTTTTCGCAATATTCTGCTAAAAAAGCCCTTTTTTCATCAGGATCTGGCCATGCACAACCGGGGCAATCAAAACCATCTTTTTGATTTAATTTTGATAATAATTGAATTCCTTTGGTAACACCAACTTCATCTTTAATATGAGTAAGTGCAGAAACAATTGCCTTAACACCAACTGCTGTTTTAGGTACTTCGGTTAAATGAATTCCTGTTAGTTTTTCTGGTGGTTGTACTTTTCTTTTTTTAGACATCGCTTTTTGTTGTTTTAACAAATGATGGATTTGAATAAATCGTCATTTTTTGTTCTCTTGTAAAACCTATTAAGCATATACCAAATTCTTTTGCAAAATCTACAGCTAAAGAAGAGCACGCAGAAACTGCAACAATAATTGGTATTTTTGCAATAAAGGCTTTCGAAACAATTTCGTAAGAAACTCGCCCGCTTACCAATAAATATTTTGCATGATTTAAATAGTCTTTTATCAACAAATCTCCAATTACTTTATCTACTGCATTATGTCTGCCAATATCTTCTTTAACGGTTAAAAATTCATAGTTTTTATTAAAAAGTGCTGCTGCATGACTACCTCCAGAATTTTTAAAAGTATGCTGAAAACTATTCATTTTTAAAAACATTTCATGTAAAAGATCACTAGAAAAAGTAGTTGTTTTAGTTAGTTTTTCGCCTTCAACTTTAATGTCTTTTAATTCTTTCTTGCCACAAATTCCGCAAGAAGAAACAGAAAGTAATGTTCTTTTGTTTAAATAGCCTTTGCCTAGTTTCTCTTTAGAGATAGTAACGTTTATAATAGTAGGAACTTCATTTTCTTCTTTAACTACTTCAAAAATTAAAGCTTTGTTACTTTTATAAATATCTTCGGCAAAAAGCAAACCTCTTATTAATGCTTGGTCATTATTTGGTGTTCTCATAACCACAGTATAAGGCTCATCATTTATATTAATTTGTAATGCTGCTTCAACAACCAAAACATCCTGAATTGAAGATTGAATATTTTGATTAATTTTTAGGCCTTGGTAGGTAATTGTTTGCATGATGAGAAAGTTAAGCTTTCAATACAAACTTACTGAAAAAAGTAGTTTTAAAAAACAAAAGTCTCGAAAGTGAATTCGAGACTTTTTATTTAAGTGTTTTAAGCCCCTAATCAAAAAACACTTAAAGTATATGTAAATTTAGTAAAAAAACTTAATAAAATGTTAAAATGGTGATTTAATTTATTAACATTTAGTTGCTTAGGTTAATCTAGGTTTGTTTTTTTCTTACAAAGAATAACAATATACTCATTTGTTTTAAGCGTAGTAAAAAACAAGTATGAATTTCCTCCATCTTTAAGTTTTGTTTCTTTTCTAATCTGAGCAACCGTTTTTGGGAAATTTCTTGTGGTAATATTTGCTTTGTTTTCTGATACTAATTTTTTTAGTTTCTTTTTATCATAATTTAAAACCTTTTCTATTTTAAAGACTCTTCCAGGAAAATTGATCATTTCATTGGATGTATATAAATGTGAATGTTGCTGAATTTTAAATAGATTTAATTGATGAGAAACTTCATGAAAACCTCCAGATTTTAGAATTGCAGCATTTGGCTCATACAGATAGGTGAGTGGCTTAGAATAAGAAGATGTTATCTGTTCTTTGTAATTAAAGTTAAAGGTTTGAATGTCTTTTTTACCAATATTAATGGTTTTAATTTTTATCGGTTCATCATATTCTTTTTCTAATAAAAACAACAATTCTTTTACTTCATTATTTACAGCAATAATATGAATCTCTTTTACAAATTTTAATTCATTTATAGTGCTTGTAATATCTAAAATAGGGGAGTTTTTAATTAGAATTTGATTGGTTTTAGTGAATAGGAAATCGATGTTTTCTGGAACATTAGGCAAACAGTCATTTAGTAAGAATACCTTTCCTTTTACATCACTTCTTCTTGATGGGTCTATGTAAATACAATCAAAATTTGCTTTGTGATTTTTTAGATATTCAAGTCCATCTCCAGAAATAGTAGTTATATTTTTAACCTCTAATTGCTGGTAGTTGTGTGTTACCTTTTTAGATAAATCATCATTAATTTCACAATGAGTAACTTCTTTAAATTGTTTAGAAAAATAAAAGCAATCTACACCAAAACCTCCTGTAATATCTATAATTGAATTACCAGATATTAAATTACATTTATAGGCAGCCGTAATTTCTGAGGAGGTCTGTTCTATGCTTATTTTAGGTGGATAATAAATGTTTTCTGATGAAAACCAAGTATAAAGTTTAAGCTCAGATTTTTGTTTAGCAACAATTTGATTGGCTATTTCTTGTATGGAAACATCTTTAAAAGGACTTCCTTTTAAAATCAGTTTTGTAATATTTGATTTTAAATGATCAGTTATAAATTGCTGAACTTCTGGACTTAAAATGGCTTTATTCAAAAGAAATTATAGATCTTTAGTTAATGATTTTACAATTTTATTATCAGACAAAAACTCTTTTAAAATTACTTTTAATGCAGTATACATAGGCACTGCAGTTATCATACCTACAACACCAAAAAGTAGTCCTCCAATAATTATTATTAAGAAAATTTCTAATGGATGAGATTTTGTTGTTTTAGAAAATATAATTGGTTGACTTGCAAAATTGTCGATTAATTGCGCTATTAAATAACCTGTCATTACATACATTGTGGTAGGTAATATTTCTGATTGAAAATCTTGACCAATATTACTCGTCATCGATAAAATAAACATAATTACAGCACCAATTAAAGGGCCTACATACGGAATTAGGTTTAATAAAGCACATAAAAAAGCAATGACAACGGCGTTATCTATTCCAAAAATTAGTAAGATAATAGTGTATATTATAAAGAGGATGGTAATTTGAGAAATTAAGCCAATAAAGTATCTAGACAGTAAATTATTAATTGTTTCTAACGATTTAGAAAACCTATTTTCATTGCCTTTTGGTACAATTACCATTACGCCATTTTTAAGTAAGTGACTATCTTTCATAAAAAAGAAAGAGATAAAGAGTACCGAAAATAAGCCAACACTTAGCGTACCTACAGCACCTAAAACGGCATTTAATAAATCTGGTATTTCTTTAAATTGAGAAGCAAAATCTACATTTTTTATCTCACCTAAAACATCGATTCCTTTAGATGAAAAATAACCTGTTATTTGATTAAAAATTTCTTGAACATTTGCTTGTAGTTTATCTACTTCTAATAACGATAAATTTTTACCTTGCTCCATAATTAATGGAATAAACATTACAATTAAACCAGTTAAAAGGCCTAACATAAATACCATTGTAAAGACAACAGCAAGGGTATTAGGAAACTTTAATTTTGTTCTTAGAAAAATAATAATTGGCCTTGCAACTAAAGATAAAATTCCTGCAATTATGATATAGATAATAACAGATTGAATAGCGTATAAAAAATAGCCTAGAAGAAAAATACCTAAAAGGATTCCTATAGCTCTTAAAATTCCGTTGGCAATTGTTTTAGATTTCATTAGTTATACCCTTTTACAGTTCCCATACTTAAAACTCTTCCATTACCAAAAGTATGATTAGTTGGTAACAACGTACCACTTTCTGTAGTAACCCAATCTTGCCAAGTAGCAGAAACACCATCCATTTTCATGCTTGGT
Proteins encoded in this region:
- a CDS encoding class I SAM-dependent methyltransferase, translating into MNKAILSPEVQQFITDHLKSNITKLILKGSPFKDVSIQEIANQIVAKQKSELKLYTWFSSENIYYPPKISIEQTSSEITAAYKCNLISGNSIIDITGGFGVDCFYFSKQFKEVTHCEINDDLSKKVTHNYQQLEVKNITTISGDGLEYLKNHKANFDCIYIDPSRRSDVKGKVFLLNDCLPNVPENIDFLFTKTNQILIKNSPILDITSTINELKFVKEIHIIAVNNEVKELLFLLEKEYDEPIKIKTINIGKKDIQTFNFNYKEQITSSYSKPLTYLYEPNAAILKSGGFHEVSHQLNLFKIQQHSHLYTSNEMINFPGRVFKIEKVLNYDKKKLKKLVSENKANITTRNFPKTVAQIRKETKLKDGGNSYLFFTTLKTNEYIVILCKKKTNLD
- the fdhD gene encoding formate dehydrogenase accessory sulfurtransferase FdhD; protein product: MQTITYQGLKINQNIQSSIQDVLVVEAALQININDEPYTVVMRTPNNDQALIRGLLFAEDIYKSNKALIFEVVKEENEVPTIINVTISKEKLGKGYLNKRTLLSVSSCGICGKKELKDIKVEGEKLTKTTTFSSDLLHEMFLKMNSFQHTFKNSGGSHAAALFNKNYEFLTVKEDIGRHNAVDKVIGDLLIKDYLNHAKYLLVSGRVSYEIVSKAFIAKIPIIVAVSACSSLAVDFAKEFGICLIGFTREQKMTIYSNPSFVKTTKSDV
- a CDS encoding AI-2E family transporter; its protein translation is MKSKTIANGILRAIGILLGIFLLGYFLYAIQSVIIYIIIAGILSLVARPIIIFLRTKLKFPNTLAVVFTMVFMLGLLTGLIVMFIPLIMEQGKNLSLLEVDKLQANVQEIFNQITGYFSSKGIDVLGEIKNVDFASQFKEIPDLLNAVLGAVGTLSVGLFSVLFISFFFMKDSHLLKNGVMVIVPKGNENRFSKSLETINNLLSRYFIGLISQITILFIIYTIILLIFGIDNAVVIAFLCALLNLIPYVGPLIGAVIMFILSMTSNIGQDFQSEILPTTMYVMTGYLIAQLIDNFASQPIIFSKTTKSHPLEIFLIIIIGGLLFGVVGMITAVPMYTALKVILKEFLSDNKIVKSLTKDL
- a CDS encoding FdhF/YdeP family oxidoreductase gives rise to the protein MSKKRKVQPPEKLTGIHLTEVPKTAVGVKAIVSALTHIKDEVGVTKGIQLLSKLNQKDGFDCPGCAWPDPDEKRAFLAEYCENGAKAVAEEATKNKVSPIFFTTNSVQELSELSDYQIGKSGRITHPMYLPEGATHYEEISWENAFKMIGKELNSLNSPDEAIFYTSGRTSNEAAFLYQLFVRQFGTNNLPDCSNMCHESSGVALSQTLGIGKGSVTLDDFNHADLVIVIGQNPGTNHPRMLSALGETKKQGGKIITINPLPEVGLMNYKDPQNPLKWVGSGQDLTDLFLPVKINGDVALLKIILKLMKEKEDAEPNSVFDHQFIEEKTAGLEELLKDLDTYSIDELLPQTGLTFDKIKETTELIINNKNIIICWAMGLTQHKNGVDNIREIVNILLLKGSIGKKGAGTCPVRGHSNVQGDRTMGIWERPPASFLDNLEKEFQFKAPRKFGFDVIEAIDAMHKKEAIVFFGMGGNFISATPDTTFTAKALQNCSLTVQVSTKLNRSHLITGKKALILPCLGRTEKDFQEKGEQFVSVENSMGVVHQSKGTLAPCSKNLLSEAAIVAGVANATLQNSTTNWAELISNYDLIRNKIEATIPGFIDFNTRVRIKGGFYLPNNARENDFTPTKTGKANFSINTPSEIKLEKNQFMMMTIRTHDQYNTTIYGLDDRYRGVLNERRVIFMNEDDMNSLHLKKLDLVDLTSHFNKEEREAKGFLVVPYQIPKQCTATYFPEANVLVPLKSKADISNTPTSKTVIITIRKR